In Capsicum annuum cultivar UCD-10X-F1 chromosome 11, UCD10Xv1.1, whole genome shotgun sequence, one genomic interval encodes:
- the LOC107847707 gene encoding uncharacterized protein LOC107847707 isoform X2, with protein MTNPSSPFSDLWLFDFLIVIIICYHQPVYADTIWIRSKLFTRCQVRKLQRIQRLFIKQEVLEEVFLPSRGCHLMMIAISLDQGSSEEARSPSGGTCVQGALDLLWTCSSISRAVQNSPYYT; from the exons ATGACGAATCCGTCCAG TCCATTCTCGGATCTCTGGCtgtttgattttcttattgttattatcatttgtTATCATCAACCG GTGTACGCTGATACAATCTGGATTAGATCTAAGCTGTTTACTAGATGTCAAGTTCGGAAGCTCCAAAGGATCCAAAGATTGTTCATAAAGCAGGAGGTACTTGAAGAAGTTTTCTTACCATCAAGAGGGTGTCATCTAATGATGATTGCAATTTCATTGGACCAAGGATCATCGGAGGAGGCTAGAAGCCCCTCGGGAGGGACATGCGTGCAAGGCGCTTTAGATCTACTTTGGACctgctctagcatttcaagagcagTTCAAAACAGTCCCTATTACACTTGA
- the LOC107847707 gene encoding uncharacterized protein LOC107847707 isoform X1 — protein sequence MASQVMLINLANSESEHESLGLHQNRAISSIRRLGRRIELIRGIMTDIQGSVEMPPGFPESLLEADFNPPIHTMESPILTTLPVPVCDTHMPPSQFSIAFLKALIELINTSEDKDMEGQVPNYEVGLSQQPKMNKSSKSREEDKRIKGWNFPLYDGLGNPHSHLKEYLDKLSVIGKSDSLKTKLFVSSLKGPTLMWYTENDTSKWVSWDYLATNFVRWFNNKLKRKFTVEVNLVKP from the coding sequence ATGGCCAGTCAAGTGATGCTTATCAATCTTGCCAATAGCGAATCTGAGCACGAGAGTTTGGGGTTGCATCAAAATAGAGCTATTTCGAGCATTAGAAGGTTAGGAAGAAGAATAGAGCTAATTAGGGGAATAATGACTGATATTCAAGGCTCGGTTGAGATGCCACCAGGTTTTCCAGAGTCGCTACTTGAAGCAGACTTCAACCCTCCCATCCACACCATGGAGTCCCCTATACTGACAACTTTACCTGTGCCTGTTTGTGATACACATATGCCCCCAAGTCAGTTTTCAATTGCATTTCTGAAAGCACTTATTGAGTTGATAAATACGAGTGAGGATAAGGATATGGAAGGACAGGTTCCTAACTATGAGGTAGGATTGTCTCAACAACCCAAAATGAATAAGTCATCCAAATCAAGAGAAGAAGACAAGAGAATTAAGGGTTGGAACTTTCCATTATATGATGGGTTGGGAAACCCTCATTCCCATTTGAAAGAGTACCTCGACAAGCTATCAGTTATAGGAAAAAGTGATAGCCTGAAGACGAAACTCTTTGTTAGTTCACTTAAGGGTCCAACATTGATGTGGTACACCGAAAATGATACTAGCAAATGGGTTTCTTGGGATTATTTAGCAACTAACTTTGTTAGGTGGTTCAACAATAAGCTAAAAAGGAAGTTCACAGTTGAGGTAAATTTGGTTAAGCCATAA